In Paraburkholderia terrae, a genomic segment contains:
- a CDS encoding enterotoxin, which translates to MHAGLPVFQAQSDSYAFGNDAIALHWTIADRSLCGVRVTDRAHGRSLAIDAPFVLTFADGRTLDATSLRLVTPLREEALPANPDALRKAERVAGKRVIATLGDSEQRLRVEWSVEQREGSLYLRQHLSITALLQDEPIASVSLLRAQTRHAKKAGDLAAVPVVDGNLYLGFELPMSESEVRDGVACFSVSRTLPLEKGKTLAYSAVAGVFREGQLRRDFAAYIERERARPYRPFLHYNSWYDIGFLTTYTQDQAIERIHAVGQELHEKRGVQLDSFLFDDGWDDYSGRWSFSRAFPDGFLPLKDAAARYGAEPGVWLSPWGGYGPPRAERVTRGRAAGYETIGDGFALSGPTYYRRFHEVAMDLLTRHGVNHFKLDGTGNANRVVPGSRFNSDWDAAVELIEAMRRVKRDVFVNLSTGTQASPFWLRHVDSIWRDGADYGFAGTGSDRERWITYRDAQTYRNVVCRSPLFPLNSLMLHGIIYARENTRLNTDPGHAFAHEVQSYFGSGTQLQELYVTPSLLDERDWDVLAQAARWARANADVLSDCHWIGGAPDALEIYGWAAWAPSKAIVTLRNPDDRANDFVLDLRTRLELPGGIEGQFRARFPFVDRDANVPTLWDADRPQAIRLDPFQVLTIELSPVSSGAL; encoded by the coding sequence ATGCACGCGGGTCTGCCCGTTTTTCAGGCGCAAAGCGATAGCTACGCGTTCGGCAATGACGCGATTGCACTGCACTGGACGATTGCCGACCGTTCTCTGTGCGGTGTTCGCGTAACGGATCGCGCGCACGGCCGTAGTTTGGCTATCGACGCTCCGTTCGTTCTCACGTTTGCGGATGGACGCACACTTGACGCAACCAGTTTGCGGCTCGTCACGCCGTTGCGCGAAGAAGCACTGCCTGCCAATCCGGATGCGCTGCGCAAAGCCGAACGTGTTGCTGGCAAACGCGTGATCGCCACGCTCGGCGATAGCGAACAACGTTTGCGTGTCGAATGGAGCGTGGAGCAGCGCGAGGGCTCGCTCTATCTTCGTCAGCATCTGTCGATTACGGCGCTCTTGCAGGACGAACCCATCGCGTCCGTTTCGCTGTTGCGTGCGCAGACACGTCATGCGAAAAAAGCCGGCGACCTCGCGGCAGTGCCGGTTGTCGACGGCAATCTCTATCTGGGCTTCGAGCTTCCCATGTCGGAAAGTGAAGTGCGCGACGGCGTCGCCTGCTTTAGCGTAAGCCGCACACTGCCGCTCGAAAAAGGAAAAACACTCGCCTATTCGGCTGTCGCCGGGGTCTTTCGCGAAGGCCAGTTGCGGCGCGACTTCGCAGCCTACATCGAGCGCGAACGTGCGCGTCCCTACCGTCCATTTCTGCACTACAACTCGTGGTACGACATCGGCTTTCTGACGACGTACACGCAGGATCAGGCCATCGAACGCATTCACGCAGTCGGCCAGGAACTGCACGAAAAGCGCGGCGTGCAACTCGACTCCTTTTTGTTCGACGATGGCTGGGACGACTATAGCGGCAGGTGGTCGTTCAGCCGTGCGTTTCCCGATGGCTTCCTGCCTTTGAAAGACGCGGCCGCACGATATGGCGCCGAACCGGGCGTCTGGTTGTCGCCGTGGGGCGGCTACGGTCCGCCGCGAGCGGAACGCGTGACGCGTGGCCGCGCCGCCGGATACGAAACCATTGGCGACGGCTTCGCGCTCTCGGGCCCGACGTACTATCGCCGCTTCCATGAAGTCGCGATGGACCTGCTCACGCGACACGGCGTCAATCACTTCAAGCTCGATGGCACCGGAAACGCGAACAGGGTCGTGCCCGGCAGCCGCTTCAACAGCGATTGGGACGCGGCTGTCGAACTCATCGAAGCGATGCGCCGCGTCAAGCGCGATGTGTTCGTCAATCTGTCGACAGGCACGCAAGCGTCGCCGTTCTGGCTGCGCCATGTCGATTCGATCTGGCGCGACGGCGCGGATTATGGTTTTGCGGGTACGGGCAGCGATCGCGAGCGCTGGATCACGTATCGCGATGCGCAAACGTATCGCAATGTCGTGTGTCGAAGTCCGCTGTTCCCACTCAATTCGCTGATGCTTCACGGCATCATCTACGCGCGGGAAAATACGCGACTCAATACCGATCCTGGTCATGCGTTTGCCCATGAAGTGCAATCGTACTTCGGCAGTGGCACGCAATTGCAGGAACTGTATGTCACGCCGTCGTTACTCGATGAGCGCGACTGGGACGTGCTCGCGCAGGCGGCCCGATGGGCGCGCGCCAATGCTGACGTGCTGAGCGATTGCCACTGGATCGGCGGTGCGCCTGATGCGCTTGAGATCTACGGATGGGCCGCGTGGGCGCCATCGAAGGCAATCGTCACGCTGCGCAATCCGGATGATCGCGCGAACGATTTCGTGCTCGATCTGAGAACGCGTCTCGAACTGCCGGGTGGCATTGAAGGCCAGTTCCGCGCGCGCTTCCCGTTTGTCGACCGCGATGCGAACGTGCCGACGCTATGGGACGCCGACCGCCCGCAAGCAATTCGCCTTGACCCATTTCAGGTTCTGACGATCGAATTGTCGCCAGTATCATCTGGCGCCTTATGA
- a CDS encoding antibiotic biosynthesis monooxygenase family protein — translation MFIAMNRFKVALGSESAFEEVWTTRDTHLKDVPGFVEFHLLKGPQRDDHVLYSSHTVWANRPAFEAWTQSEAFRAAHRNAGSESRTLYLGHPEFEGFEVLQTVK, via the coding sequence ATGTTCATTGCAATGAACCGGTTCAAAGTGGCGTTGGGTTCGGAAAGCGCCTTCGAGGAAGTATGGACGACACGGGACACGCATCTGAAGGACGTGCCCGGCTTTGTCGAGTTTCATCTGCTGAAGGGACCGCAACGCGACGACCACGTGCTGTATTCGAGTCACACCGTGTGGGCGAATCGCCCGGCGTTCGAGGCGTGGACGCAATCGGAAGCGTTTCGCGCCGCGCACCGGAATGCAGGGAGCGAGTCGCGCACGCTCTATCTCGGGCATCCGGAGTTCGAGGGATTCGAGGTGCTCCAGACCGTGAAGTAA
- a CDS encoding MFS transporter, with protein MNQPTTTVAMRTAPEVTSLGYTERNQQHWMRNLFVCVFGSFTTLVSLSMLLPFLPLYVKQLGVESQADVIQWSGVAFGATFLGTAVTAPLWGRLADRYGRKPMLIRAAVGMAVVMSLIGIAHNVYELVGLRLIAGLVGGYASASTVMVGTQAPRERAGWALGLLSTGALAGALVGPLIGGFLPGWLGIRGTFFAGGAVIAVAALLTIFVVKEDFHPATDSKRKAASGATAAHSTRTHYAVIGALLATAMMVLLANMSIEPVITVYVGSLGVGPDELARIAGVVMACSAFGSMLTAARLGALADRIGGWNVIIGCLIVTGLLMLPQAFVHQWWQLAALRALMGMSLAGLLPAIAKLARHAVDESKTGQMLGYLQSAQFSGQVIGPVIGGQIAVHFGMHSVFFVTGSLLVVCAGFAQWARGR; from the coding sequence ATGAATCAGCCCACGACCACCGTTGCGATGCGCACCGCGCCGGAAGTCACCTCACTCGGCTACACGGAGCGCAATCAGCAGCACTGGATGCGCAATCTGTTCGTCTGCGTATTCGGCTCTTTCACGACGCTTGTCAGCCTCAGCATGCTGCTGCCGTTTCTGCCGCTCTATGTGAAGCAACTCGGCGTCGAATCGCAGGCGGATGTCATTCAATGGTCGGGTGTCGCGTTCGGCGCGACGTTCCTCGGCACAGCCGTCACCGCGCCGCTGTGGGGGCGTCTGGCCGACCGCTATGGCCGCAAGCCGATGCTGATTCGCGCCGCCGTCGGCATGGCCGTGGTGATGTCGCTGATCGGCATTGCGCACAATGTGTACGAGCTCGTCGGCTTGCGTTTGATCGCGGGTCTGGTGGGCGGGTACGCGTCGGCTTCGACGGTCATGGTCGGCACGCAGGCGCCGCGCGAGCGCGCCGGCTGGGCGCTCGGCCTGCTGTCAACAGGCGCGCTCGCGGGCGCGCTGGTCGGCCCGCTGATCGGCGGCTTTCTGCCGGGCTGGCTCGGCATCCGAGGTACGTTCTTCGCGGGTGGCGCGGTGATCGCCGTGGCGGCGCTGCTGACGATCTTCGTCGTCAAGGAAGACTTCCACCCCGCCACCGATTCCAAGCGCAAAGCCGCCAGCGGCGCGACAGCCGCGCACTCGACTCGCACTCACTATGCGGTGATCGGCGCATTGCTCGCGACGGCGATGATGGTGTTGCTCGCCAACATGTCGATCGAGCCGGTGATTACCGTGTACGTCGGCAGCCTCGGTGTCGGGCCGGACGAACTGGCGCGCATTGCGGGTGTCGTGATGGCCTGCTCCGCATTCGGCAGCATGCTGACGGCAGCGCGGCTCGGCGCACTCGCGGACCGGATCGGCGGGTGGAATGTGATCATCGGTTGCCTGATCGTCACGGGCCTGCTGATGCTTCCGCAAGCGTTCGTTCATCAATGGTGGCAACTCGCAGCGCTGCGCGCGCTGATGGGCATGTCGCTCGCGGGGCTGTTGCCCGCCATCGCGAAGCTCGCGCGCCATGCCGTCGACGAGAGCAAGACGGGGCAGATGCTCGGCTATCTGCAATCCGCGCAGTTCAGCGGACAGGTGATCGGCCCGGTGATCGGCGGACAGATTGCCGTCCATTTCGGCATGCATTCCGTGTTCTTCGTCACCGGCTCGCTGCTGGTCGTGTGTGCGGGGTTTGCGCAATGGGCGCGCGGTCGGTAG
- a CDS encoding YbfB/YjiJ family MFS transporter yields MQDAAIRITKPPAFNITRGTVAGASASLVGIGLARFAYTPLLPAIIDAHWFAASTAAYLGAANLGGYLAGALLGGYLAKRTNATHVLRAMMLLATIAFVACAFPLSFSWFFMWRFASGLSGGALMVLAAPTVLAHVPPSRRGLVSGAIFAGIGLGIAASGTLVPLLLLQGVKQTWLGLAAIALLLTLAAWNGWPKHDAPAHTAPAHHAKHRKHSGFTLRALYAEYALNAIGLVPHMLFLVDFVSRGLGKGLDTGAQYWVLFGLGAIAGPLLSGHLADRAGFGPALRVAFVIQIVAVALPLIGTSPALLIASSLLMGAAVPGIVPLALGRVNELLAHHPAAQKGAWSTATTGFAVLQAGAAYGMSFLFTQNGGNYRMLFTIGAAALALALSVDLFAALRGNPENS; encoded by the coding sequence ATGCAGGACGCAGCTATCAGAATCACGAAGCCGCCCGCCTTCAACATCACGCGTGGCACGGTGGCGGGCGCGAGCGCAAGTCTCGTCGGGATTGGACTCGCGCGCTTCGCGTATACGCCGCTTCTTCCCGCCATCATCGATGCGCACTGGTTTGCGGCATCGACGGCCGCGTATCTCGGCGCAGCGAATCTGGGCGGCTATCTGGCGGGTGCGCTGCTCGGCGGCTATCTCGCGAAGCGCACAAATGCAACCCACGTATTACGCGCGATGATGCTGCTGGCAACGATTGCCTTCGTCGCTTGCGCGTTTCCGTTGTCGTTTTCGTGGTTCTTCATGTGGCGCTTCGCGTCGGGACTTTCGGGCGGCGCACTGATGGTGCTCGCCGCGCCGACTGTGCTCGCGCATGTGCCGCCGTCGCGCCGCGGCCTCGTGAGCGGCGCGATTTTCGCGGGCATCGGCCTCGGCATCGCGGCGTCTGGCACGCTCGTGCCACTGTTGCTGCTTCAAGGGGTCAAGCAAACCTGGCTCGGTCTCGCTGCCATCGCCCTGCTGCTGACCCTCGCCGCATGGAACGGCTGGCCGAAGCATGACGCACCTGCCCATACGGCGCCCGCACATCACGCGAAGCACCGGAAGCACAGCGGCTTCACGTTGCGCGCGCTGTATGCGGAGTACGCGCTCAACGCGATCGGCCTCGTCCCGCACATGCTGTTTCTCGTCGATTTCGTATCGCGCGGTCTCGGCAAGGGGCTCGACACGGGCGCCCAATACTGGGTGCTGTTCGGCCTCGGCGCCATCGCCGGTCCGTTATTGAGTGGACACCTCGCCGACCGCGCGGGCTTCGGCCCTGCGTTGCGGGTCGCGTTCGTGATCCAGATCGTCGCCGTCGCATTGCCGCTGATCGGCACGAGTCCCGCGCTGCTGATCGCGTCCAGCTTGCTGATGGGCGCAGCCGTGCCGGGCATCGTGCCGCTCGCGCTCGGCCGTGTGAACGAACTGCTCGCGCATCACCCCGCCGCGCAAAAAGGCGCATGGAGCACGGCCACCACCGGCTTCGCGGTGTTGCAGGCGGGCGCTGCATACGGCATGTCGTTCCTGTTCACACAGAACGGCGGCAACTACCGGATGTTGTTCACGATCGGCGCAGCGGCGCTCGCACTTGCGTTGTCCGTCGACCTGTTCGCCGCGCTTCGCGGCAACCCGGAGAACAGCTAA
- a CDS encoding SDR family NAD(P)-dependent oxidoreductase, whose translation MGAEQKVVIVTGASQGIGAGVVKAYRDRNFRVVATSRSIQSSDDPDIATVQGNIADAKTAQQVVAIALERFGRIDTLVNNAGIFIAKPFDAYTPEDYDAVMATNVNGFFHITQRVLTEMKKKRSGHVVNITASLVDRPRAGLPAAMAALTKGGLNAVTRSLAIEYAPLGIRVNAVAPGVIKTPMHPRERHEALARFHPIGHLGEVTDIAEAVLYLESAGFVTGEILHVDGGSNVGS comes from the coding sequence ATGGGTGCCGAACAGAAAGTGGTGATCGTCACGGGCGCGTCGCAGGGCATTGGCGCGGGAGTGGTCAAAGCGTATCGCGACCGCAATTTCCGCGTAGTCGCGACGTCGCGCTCGATCCAGTCAAGCGACGATCCTGACATTGCCACCGTGCAAGGCAACATCGCCGATGCGAAGACCGCGCAACAGGTCGTCGCCATCGCGCTGGAGCGCTTTGGACGGATCGACACGTTGGTCAACAACGCAGGCATTTTCATCGCAAAGCCCTTCGACGCCTACACACCCGAAGATTACGACGCCGTCATGGCGACCAACGTCAACGGTTTCTTTCATATCACGCAGCGCGTGCTGACGGAGATGAAAAAGAAACGCAGCGGCCATGTGGTGAACATCACGGCGAGCCTCGTCGACCGGCCACGCGCCGGACTGCCCGCGGCGATGGCCGCGTTGACCAAAGGCGGGCTGAATGCTGTCACGCGGTCGCTGGCAATCGAGTATGCGCCGCTAGGCATTCGCGTGAATGCAGTCGCGCCAGGCGTCATCAAAACGCCGATGCACCCGCGCGAACGGCACGAAGCACTCGCGCGCTTTCACCCGATCGGGCATCTCGGCGAAGTGACGGATATTGCGGAAGCCGTGCTGTATCTGGAATCGGCGGGCTTCGTGACGGGCGAGATTTTGCACGTCGACGGCGGCAGTAACGTCGGTTCTTGA
- a CDS encoding LysR family transcriptional regulator — MDRIDAMKVFVATLDEGSLAGASRRLGRSPAAVSRAIAFLEAHVGSPLLHRTTRTIKLSEAGERYAAACRRILTDLEEADLLVAGERSAPRGLLNITAPVAAGQDMLRSILDDFIDEYPAVSVRLHMLDRPVSLVDEGIDVALRISHLPDSTLIAIPVGEVRRVVTASPRYLAKHPQIREPADLEQHQIISMTHFGVDSWSFPPAEGSTVAQVVHFSPRLIVNSIDAAVASAVEGRGVTRMFSYHVAQQVKDGQLRIVLRDSEHAPLPVHLLTPHGRLSVPKVRAFVDFATPRLRRHFKQLQRITDTH, encoded by the coding sequence ATGGACCGCATCGACGCAATGAAGGTGTTCGTCGCGACGCTGGACGAAGGCAGCCTGGCGGGCGCAAGCCGCCGGCTCGGCCGTTCGCCCGCTGCGGTGAGCCGCGCCATTGCCTTTCTCGAAGCGCATGTCGGCTCGCCGCTTCTGCACCGCACCACGCGCACGATCAAGCTCAGCGAGGCAGGCGAACGCTACGCCGCCGCGTGCCGGCGCATCCTGACCGATCTGGAAGAAGCCGACCTGCTTGTAGCGGGCGAGCGTTCCGCGCCGCGCGGCCTGCTGAACATCACCGCGCCCGTCGCAGCGGGCCAGGACATGCTGCGCTCGATCCTCGACGACTTCATCGACGAGTACCCGGCCGTGTCGGTGCGGCTGCATATGCTCGACCGCCCCGTCAGCCTCGTCGACGAAGGCATCGACGTCGCGTTGCGCATTTCGCATCTGCCCGATTCGACGCTGATCGCGATTCCCGTCGGCGAAGTGCGGCGTGTCGTGACGGCGTCGCCGCGTTATCTGGCGAAGCATCCGCAGATCCGCGAGCCCGCGGACCTGGAACAACATCAGATCATTTCGATGACGCACTTCGGCGTCGACTCATGGAGCTTTCCGCCCGCCGAAGGCTCGACCGTCGCGCAGGTCGTCCATTTCTCGCCGCGCCTGATCGTCAACAGTATCGACGCCGCCGTGGCGTCCGCCGTCGAAGGACGCGGCGTCACGCGCATGTTCTCGTATCACGTCGCGCAGCAGGTAAAGGACGGGCAGCTGCGCATCGTGCTGCGCGACAGCGAGCACGCGCCCTTGCCCGTGCATCTTCTGACGCCGCACGGCCGCCTCTCGGTGCCGAAAGTGCGCGCCTTCGTCGATTTCGCCACGCCGCGTTTGCGTCGGCATTTCAAGCAGTTACAGCGCATCACCGACACCCATTGA
- the petA gene encoding ubiquinol-cytochrome c reductase iron-sulfur subunit, with protein sequence MADAHRREHVVSADADAPVDEARRRWMIATSVAGGIAGVAVVTPFVESFRPSASALAAGAPVTVDISRLQPGDMLTAAWRGKPVFIVNRTDAMLADVRAADPLVADPQTTRPFSMPLPPYCNNEFRSRPEHSNLLVVVGVCTHLGCTPSPRFQPGPQTSLPDDWPGGFLCPCHGSTYDLAGRVFKDKPAPQNLDVPRYRFESASHVVIGADEQGEA encoded by the coding sequence ATGGCCGACGCACACAGAAGGGAGCACGTCGTGAGCGCCGACGCGGACGCGCCCGTCGACGAAGCACGCCGTCGATGGATGATTGCGACATCGGTGGCGGGCGGCATTGCGGGCGTGGCCGTCGTCACGCCCTTCGTTGAATCGTTCAGGCCATCGGCTTCGGCGTTGGCGGCGGGCGCGCCCGTGACAGTCGACATCAGCCGGCTGCAGCCCGGCGACATGCTGACGGCGGCATGGCGCGGCAAGCCCGTCTTCATCGTCAATCGCACTGACGCGATGCTCGCCGATGTGCGCGCCGCCGATCCGCTCGTCGCCGACCCGCAAACAACGCGGCCCTTCTCGATGCCGCTGCCGCCGTACTGCAACAACGAGTTTCGCTCGCGCCCGGAGCACAGCAATCTGCTCGTGGTAGTCGGCGTATGCACGCATCTCGGCTGCACACCAAGTCCGCGTTTCCAGCCTGGCCCGCAAACGAGCCTTCCCGACGACTGGCCAGGCGGATTTCTTTGCCCATGTCACGGGTCGACGTATGACCTCGCAGGCCGCGTGTTCAAGGACAAACCCGCGCCACAAAATCTCGATGTACCGCGTTATCGATTTGAATCCGCGAGTCATGTCGTGATCGGCGCAGACGAACAGGGCGAAGCCTGA
- a CDS encoding VOC family protein, with protein MIDHLDHLVLTCTDAEATTKFYTQVMQMQLETFGAGRIAFRFGNQKINLHVRGSEFEPKAHLPVPGALDLCFIASVPLDQVIAHLAACNWPIVEGPVERTGATQKIRSVYVRDPDLNLIEISELMG; from the coding sequence ATGATCGACCATCTGGACCATCTGGTGCTGACCTGCACCGATGCAGAAGCCACGACGAAGTTCTACACGCAGGTCATGCAGATGCAACTGGAGACATTCGGCGCCGGGCGTATCGCCTTTCGCTTCGGCAATCAGAAGATCAATCTGCATGTACGCGGCAGCGAATTCGAGCCGAAGGCGCATTTGCCCGTGCCGGGTGCGCTGGATCTGTGCTTTATCGCATCGGTGCCGCTCGATCAGGTTATCGCGCATCTCGCGGCATGCAACTGGCCGATTGTCGAAGGGCCTGTCGAACGAACGGGTGCGACGCAGAAGATCCGCTCCGTGTATGTGCGGGACCCCGATCTGAACCTGATCGAGATTTCCGAACTGATGGGCTAG
- a CDS encoding MFS transporter, with product MNPDPSFATPDRIETSSTRFNTTGASGVRPGSADFRRISIALFLAGFSTFSLLYCVQPLLPVFASEFHIGAAQSSLALSLSTGFLAFSILCAGALSERFGRRGLIFASMTLAALFNVCAALEADWHSILVARALEGLALGGVPAVAMAYLAEEIDPRGLGLSMGLYVGGTAFGGMIGRVGMSYMSDHLSWRTAMLTIGIVDVVAAIAFVLLLPGSRNFVKRADLTAVHHIALWRKHLTAATLPAVFATGCLVMGVFVTVYNYAGFRLMAPPFDLSATQTGLIFCSYLFGIVAASGAGALADRCGRGPVLIAGVVVAALGLALTLMHALIPVVLGIIVLTIGFFITHSVASGWVGQLADGAKGHATSLYLLAYYLGSSVLGSWGGWFWQNGAWPSVAGFGFAMLAVCGTLTLYVARVNARKIRVHARTR from the coding sequence ATGAACCCCGATCCATCTTTTGCGACGCCCGATCGCATCGAAACATCCAGCACACGTTTCAATACCACCGGCGCGTCCGGCGTGCGGCCCGGCTCGGCGGACTTTCGCCGTATCAGCATCGCGCTCTTTCTTGCGGGCTTCTCCACGTTCTCGCTGCTGTATTGCGTGCAGCCGTTGCTGCCCGTTTTCGCCAGCGAATTTCATATCGGAGCGGCGCAAAGCTCGCTCGCGCTATCGCTCTCGACAGGCTTTCTCGCGTTCTCGATTCTCTGCGCGGGCGCGCTATCGGAGCGGTTCGGCAGACGCGGCCTGATCTTCGCATCGATGACACTCGCCGCGCTCTTCAACGTCTGCGCCGCGCTCGAAGCGGACTGGCACAGCATTCTCGTCGCCCGCGCGCTGGAAGGGCTGGCGCTCGGCGGCGTGCCCGCCGTCGCGATGGCGTATCTCGCGGAGGAAATCGATCCGCGCGGGCTGGGGCTTTCGATGGGGCTGTATGTCGGCGGCACGGCGTTCGGCGGAATGATCGGGCGCGTGGGCATGAGTTACATGAGCGATCATCTGTCGTGGCGCACGGCGATGCTGACCATCGGTATCGTCGATGTCGTTGCCGCTATCGCGTTCGTGTTGCTGTTGCCAGGCTCACGCAATTTCGTGAAACGCGCGGACCTCACTGCTGTTCATCACATCGCGCTGTGGCGCAAGCATCTGACGGCCGCGACATTGCCCGCCGTGTTCGCAACGGGATGCCTCGTCATGGGCGTGTTCGTCACCGTCTACAACTATGCGGGTTTCCGGCTGATGGCGCCGCCGTTCGATCTCAGCGCGACGCAAACCGGCCTGATCTTCTGTTCGTATCTGTTCGGTATCGTCGCCGCATCCGGCGCGGGCGCGTTGGCCGATCGCTGTGGGCGCGGACCGGTCCTGATTGCGGGCGTCGTGGTGGCTGCGCTGGGACTTGCGTTGACGCTGATGCATGCGCTCATCCCTGTCGTGCTCGGCATCATCGTGCTGACCATTGGATTTTTCATCACGCATTCGGTGGCGAGCGGCTGGGTCGGACAACTCGCCGATGGCGCAAAGGGTCACGCGACCTCGCTGTATCTGCTTGCGTACTATCTCGGTTCAAGCGTGCTCGGTTCGTGGGGCGGCTGGTTCTGGCAAAACGGCGCATGGCCGTCCGTCGCCGGATTCGGCTTTGCGATGCTCGCCGTCTGCGGCACGCTTACGTTGTACGTTGCGCGCGTGAATGCGCGCAAAATTCGCGTACACGCGCGTACACGCTGA
- a CDS encoding LysR family transcriptional regulator has product MELRHLRYFVEVASERNFTRAAEKLGIGQPPLSQQIKSLERELGVELFRRTAHGAELTGAGEAFLIEAQRVLGGAQRAAQAAQRAARGETGRLRIGFTGSAAFNPVVPALIQRFKSRYPTVDLTLEEANTPALLQRLLDDGLDAVFFRPGTTSPEHVQTHRFADEPMKIVLPSTHPLAAKKRLPLTALADEPFVLVPGPAGVTLHDEIVRACGEAGFSPHLAQPAPQVSSVINLVAAGLGVSIVPAAIAQVQVKGVRYVDVQGAKMRARLALGWREGDASAPLGNLVGLL; this is encoded by the coding sequence ATGGAACTGCGTCATTTACGGTATTTCGTCGAGGTTGCAAGCGAGCGCAACTTCACGCGCGCGGCCGAAAAGCTCGGCATCGGACAGCCGCCGCTCAGTCAGCAGATCAAGAGCCTGGAGCGCGAACTGGGTGTCGAACTGTTTCGTCGGACGGCGCATGGCGCCGAGCTGACGGGCGCGGGCGAAGCGTTTCTGATCGAGGCGCAGCGCGTGCTGGGCGGCGCGCAACGCGCGGCGCAAGCGGCGCAGCGGGCCGCGCGTGGCGAGACGGGACGGCTGCGTATCGGCTTTACGGGGTCGGCGGCGTTCAATCCCGTTGTGCCCGCGCTGATCCAGCGTTTCAAGAGCCGCTATCCGACCGTCGATCTGACGCTCGAAGAAGCGAATACGCCTGCGTTGCTGCAACGCCTGCTCGATGACGGCCTCGATGCCGTGTTTTTCAGGCCCGGGACCACGTCGCCAGAGCACGTGCAGACGCATCGCTTCGCGGACGAGCCAATGAAAATCGTGTTGCCGTCAACGCATCCGCTCGCAGCGAAGAAGCGCCTGCCGTTGACGGCGCTGGCTGATGAGCCGTTCGTGCTCGTGCCGGGGCCGGCGGGCGTGACGCTGCACGACGAAATCGTCCGCGCGTGCGGCGAGGCGGGCTTCAGTCCGCACCTCGCGCAGCCTGCGCCGCAGGTGTCGTCGGTGATCAATCTGGTGGCGGCGGGCCTCGGTGTGTCCATCGTGCCCGCCGCGATTGCGCAGGTGCAGGTGAAGGGCGTGCGTTACGTCGACGTGCAGGGCGCGAAAATGCGGGCGCGTCTAGCGTTGGGATGGCGTGAAGGGGACGCGTCCGCGCCGCTCGGCAATCTGGTCGGATTGCTGTGA
- a CDS encoding DUF3563 family protein, whose protein sequence is MFAYFLRLIFELLDRAEELLDRAEHSRRDTYLSSAVDLFELERRMRLIEARD, encoded by the coding sequence ATGTTCGCATACTTCCTCCGGCTCATCTTCGAACTGTTGGACCGCGCAGAGGAACTGCTGGACCGCGCCGAGCACAGCCGCCGTGACACGTATCTCTCGTCGGCCGTCGATCTCTTCGAACTCGAACGCCGCATGCGGCTGATCGAGGCGAGAGATTAA